TCTTCCTTGATGTCGGGATTCGCCTGATGAAAATCGGCCATTGCCGACGATATGTACGCGTTCGGCTTGACCGTTGCCTCGGACTGCAAGAACAGCGTGATCGCTGGTTTGTGCGACGCAGTCGTACGATCGATCTCGACATCGTGCACAGCATTCGTCGACAGGAAATAGCTGTCGCCTGCACTGAGCAGAAGGCGATTCTCCAGCGCTCGAAGATGGGCGCTCTCTCGGTCGTGATGAGGAGGCCAGACCCCGTCCACCCTGTTCAACGCAGTTCCGGCGTAGCGGGCGTTGATCTCATGGTGGACCTCATCTACTCCGGCGGTCTCACGGTAGATCGACTGCCTCAACGTGCCGATCGACACGTATGAGACGAAGTCGAACGGATGTGAGTGCGGGGGCTCGACCACCGTTGCGGCGTCGATGGTCTTCGTTGCCTGGAACCCCACAGCCCCGGGATTCGGCTGCCAGATGTGGATTGTCAAAGCCCATTGGGCCGGCGGGTAGCCGAGGAACTCGTCCACGTTGTGCGCGGGCGAAGTCGTACCGGAGGTAGCGTCCTCCCCGGAGGCGAGAACCAGGGTCTGACCGGCCCAACCGTAGATGCAGTGCGTTCGGCCGCCACGTGACCTTGTCGCGGCCGCAGCCTCGGATGAGACCGTGCTGCCCAGAGAGCCACGTAGGACGTCCAGGAGCAGAGCCAGGTTCTCGGCCTTGCCGAGTGTCCTGACCAGAGTATTCATTTTACGGATTCGAGCTGCCCCACGCGGCACCCGCCGAATCTCCTCGAGTAGATCGGTGAGCTCTTCGATCGGAGCGGCCCGCCGCTCAGGATGTTGAAGCCAGTTCGTGGTCAATTCACCGACGCGAGCGTCGGTGAATCCTCTCGTGAGCAGGTCCCGGCTCGCTTCCAGCGTGAGTTCGTCAATGTCGACTTCTTTTTCGGGAACCACGTTCTTCTCCTTCAGTGCCTACCTCGTGAAATCGCTTCTCGGCTGCCCATGTCGTGCATCCCATCCCGTCACAGGGATGCCGGCACACCCTTCAAGCGCGGCATCACATGCATGTCCCGGATGTCGCCGTGCTGCAGCGCCCACATCAGGTACCGTTCCAGGCCCATCCCAAAGCCGGCCGTCTCCAGGGGATGAGTGCGCTTCATTTCTAAGTACCATGAGTAGTCATCGGGATCGACTGCATGCACTGCGAGCGCCGAGAGAGTGTCGTCAGCAGTGCCGTGTCGAGCACCGCATCCGACCACTTCACCAAGCCCGGCCAACAGGTCCGCGCAATCGGCGCGGCCGTTTGGTGCGAACTTCTGGTAGAACGGGACAGAAAGATGCGGGGGATGAGTAAGCCATACGGGTCCGTCGAACCTTTTGATCAATTCCTGCTCTCCGGCGCGATTGATCGTCGGCGCATCCGGTACCTCGAATTTGAAGTAGCTGGATCCGAGCATCTCCATGGCCGCGTCAAAAGTTATGCGGGGAAATTCGTCCTTCTCTGTGACTACTTGCAGGTGCGCGAGTGAGCCAGAGAATTTCTCCATGGAGCTATGGACAGGATGCTCAAGTAGTCCTCGAGCGAGCG
The nucleotide sequence above comes from Streptomyces sp. NL15-2K. Encoded proteins:
- a CDS encoding asparagine synthetase A translates to MNFLSATENDLTPPNLWAAPEAHRAIAADSGWYQMLTTIYGALFETTVDFYRRLSIMPVLMPITVSSVSSPMGLGSDSLPVSVNILGDQTYLADSMQFQLEFILRHGPVGAYYVMPTFRGEDPDATHLNQFFHSEAEISGGLTDVMTLVEDYFRALARGLLEHPVHSSMEKFSGSLAHLQVVTEKDEFPRITFDAAMEMLGSSYFKFEVPDAPTINRAGEQELIKRFDGPVWLTHPPHLSVPFYQKFAPNGRADCADLLAGLGEVVGCGARHGTADDTLSALAVHAVDPDDYSWYLEMKRTHPLETAGFGMGLERYLMWALQHGDIRDMHVMPRLKGVPASL